The Anaerolineae bacterium genome includes a window with the following:
- a CDS encoding glycosyltransferase family 39 protein, whose translation MSRTSPSSNSPGNLPHTRRNPLSNGFILQVLLLTGLALGLRAWRLGSQSLWFDETFTVFIARKPWLEGLRILVADGVHPPLFYWIEKIFLSLGQREALVRLPAMLFGVLSVPLLAALAYPWVGQRTALWAALLYALAPFHIFPCALRGAMKRVAR comes from the coding sequence ATGTCGAGGACATCCCCGTCCAGTAACAGCCCGGGGAACCTTCCCCATACACGGCGCAACCCTCTTTCCAACGGCTTCATCCTTCAGGTGCTGCTGCTCACGGGCCTGGCCCTGGGACTGCGGGCGTGGAGACTGGGGAGCCAGAGTCTCTGGTTCGATGAAACCTTCACCGTGTTCATTGCCCGCAAGCCGTGGCTGGAAGGCCTGCGTATTCTGGTGGCGGACGGCGTCCATCCGCCCCTTTTCTATTGGATCGAAAAGATCTTCCTCTCCTTAGGACAGCGGGAAGCCTTGGTTCGACTTCCCGCCATGTTGTTCGGTGTGCTTTCCGTGCCGTTGCTCGCCGCCCTGGCTTACCCTTGGGTAGGACAGCGCACCGCGCTTTGGGCCGCCTTGTTGTACGCCTTGGCCCCTTTCCACATTTTTCCCTGCGCGCTCCGTGGCGCGATGAAGCGGGTCGCTCGCTGA